The following is a genomic window from Vibrio cyclitrophicus.
CGCCTAGGTACGTTAAGTGGTTCGCTTTAGAACCTTCACCAAGGCGAGTGTTCTTCACTTCTACAAAGTTACCAACGTGCGAGTTATTACGCATGTCAGCACCAGGGCGTAGACGAGTGAAAGGACCAACCGTACAGTCTTCACCGACCGTTGCACCTTCAATTACGCTGTATGGACGAACGATGGTGTTGTCATCAATCTCACAGTCTTTCAATACACAACCCGTACCGATAACCACGTTGTCGCCGATACTTACGCTGCCTTCGATGATAACGTTAGTATCAATCTCAACATCCATACCGCACTGCAGTTCACCACGCAAATCGAAACGGCTTGGGTCGCGTAACATTACGCCTTGCTTCAATAGCTTATCAGCCTGCTCAGCTTGGTAAGCGCGCTCTAAACGAGCCAGTTGAGAGCGGTCGTTCACGCCTTCCACTTCAATAGGGCTTACCGGGTGTACTGCTTCAACGGCACGACCTTCATCGTGAGCTGCAGCAATAACGTCAGTCAGGTAGTATTCACCTTGTGCGTTATCGTTGCTTAGGCCTGACAACCAACGTTTCAGATCGCCACCAGTAGCAACCATAACGCCAGTATTGATCTCTTTGATAAGCTTCTGCTCATCCGTAGCGTCTTTTTGCTCAACGATAGCGACAACAGGACCGTTACGACGAATAATACGACCGTAGCCCATTGGGTTGTCCAACACGACCGTTAACAATGCAATACCACCGTTGGGTTGAGCGTCTAATAGATTTTCAATGGTTTCTGGAGAGATGAGAGGCACGTCGCCGTATAGCACAAGTACTTTTTCATCATCCGCGAAGTGCGCAGATGCTTGATCAACCGCATGACCAGTACCTAACTGCTCAGCTTGTAGTGCCCAGTTAACAGACTCTTCAGCTAAAACAGCTTTCATCTGATCACCACCGTGGCCGTAAACCAAGTTGATGTTTTGAGCGCCTAGCCCATTACAAGTGTCGATCACATGTTTCACCATTGGCTTGCCCGCAAGCGTATGCAGAACCTTTGGTGTGTTTGAATACATGCGAGTGCCTTTGCCCGCTGCGAGAATCACTGCGCTAAACTTCATTGTAAACCTATCCAACATTATTTTTATTAAGCCGATATTGTAACCGTTTTGGGCCTATAAATTAAATCTCAATCACACTAAACCATTATTAATACGTAAAACTGAACAATTTCGATGTATCAAAAATGCAAAAAGGCGACCCGTAGGTCGCCTTTATCTCAGAACCAATAATCTTATAAAAGATTAACGGCGCTGCTTCGTCAGTTCGATAACTCGTAACTGAGCAATGGCTTTAGCCAGTTCACCGGCCGCTTGTGCGAAGTCCATGTCGCCATGCTGATTTTGGATATTCTCCACAGCCTTGCGCTTAGCTTCTTCCGCCTTTGCTGCGTCTAGTTCTTC
Proteins encoded in this region:
- the glmU gene encoding bifunctional UDP-N-acetylglucosamine diphosphorylase/glucosamine-1-phosphate N-acetyltransferase GlmU, producing MKFSAVILAAGKGTRMYSNTPKVLHTLAGKPMVKHVIDTCNGLGAQNINLVYGHGGDQMKAVLAEESVNWALQAEQLGTGHAVDQASAHFADDEKVLVLYGDVPLISPETIENLLDAQPNGGIALLTVVLDNPMGYGRIIRRNGPVVAIVEQKDATDEQKLIKEINTGVMVATGGDLKRWLSGLSNDNAQGEYYLTDVIAAAHDEGRAVEAVHPVSPIEVEGVNDRSQLARLERAYQAEQADKLLKQGVMLRDPSRFDLRGELQCGMDVEIDTNVIIEGSVSIGDNVVIGTGCVLKDCEIDDNTIVRPYSVIEGATVGEDCTVGPFTRLRPGADMRNNSHVGNFVEVKNTRLGEGSKANHLTYLGDAEIGQRVNVGAGAITCNYDGANKFKTIIGDDVFVGSDSQLIAPVTIGNGATVGAGSTVTRDVAENELVISRAKERKIANWQRPVKKK